The region TGTTGCTCAAGAAAGTATTTGACTTATTCTCCCGGCATGACCCCTAGCTGCAATATGATATGTCTCCACACTGGCAGAAACTAACCGTGCTCCCTTTGACCTCACTGAAGGTGAGTCAGAACTTGTCTCTGGTTTTAATGTTGAATATGCAGGAGGCCCATTCGCCCTATTTTTCTTAGCCGAATATGCTAATATTCTCCTCATAAATACACTCTCTGCCACACTATTCTTGGGAGCTACCCACCTCCCTGCATTTCCTGAACTGACTGCAATAAACCTCATAACTAAAGCCGCACTACTATCAGTAGTGTTCCTATGAGTACGAGCCTCTTACCCCCGATTCCGATATGACCAACTAATACACTTAACCTGAAAAAACTTCCTCCCTTTAACCCTGGCCATAGTCATCTGACACCTCTCCCTCCCCATTGCACTCGCGGGCCTTCCCCCCCACCTTTAATTACGGAGCTGTGCCTGAAGTAAAGGGCCACTTTGATAGAGTGAGCTATGGAGGTTAAACTCCTCCCAACTCCTTAGGAAGAAGGGGTTTGAACCCTACCTGGGGAGATCAAAACTCCCAGTGCTTCCGCTACACCACTTCCTAGTCAAGTCAGCTAAATCAAGCTTTTGGGCCCATACCCCAAAAATGTGGGTTGAAATCCCTCCTTCACTAATGAGCCCCTTCATCTTAGCCACTCTGCTTTTCGCACTCGGCCTAGGAACTACAATCACATTCGCGAGCTCTCACTGATTACTCGCCTGAATAGGCCTTGAAATTAACACCCTTGCCATCCTCCCCCTAATAGCCCAACACCACCACCCCCGAGCAGTTGAAGCAACTACCAAATACTTTATTACTCAAGCCACAGCCGCCGCTATACTTTTGTTTGCGAGCGCCACAAATGCCTGACTCACAGGACAATGAGACATTCAACTAATAACACATCCTCTCCCTGTCACACTTATTACCCTTGCCCTTGCCCTAAAAATTGGCCTCGCCCCCTTGCACTCATGACTGCCCGAGGTAATTCAAGGCGTCGATTTCACTACAGGCTTAATTTTGTCTACCTGACAGAAACTTGCCCCGTTTGCCCTCCTCCTGCAACTTCAACCGACCAATTCCACACTCTTGCTTGCCCTAGGAATTTCTTCTACCCTAATTGGCGGCTGAGGTGGCCTAAACCAAACCCAACTCCGCAAGATTTTAGCC is a window of Acanthopagrus latus mitochondrion, complete genome DNA encoding:
- the ND2 gene encoding NADH dehydrogenase subunit 2 (TAA stop codon is completed by the addition of 3' A residues to the mRNA), producing MSPFILATLLFALGLGTTITFASSHWLLAWMGLEINTLAILPLMAQHHHPRAVEATTKYFITQATAAAMLLFASATNAWLTGQWDIQLMTHPLPVTLITLALALKIGLAPLHSWLPEVIQGVDFTTGLILSTWQKLAPFALLLQLQPTNSTLLLALGISSTLIGGWGGLNQTQLRKILAYSSIAHLGWMILVLQFSPSLGVLTLIIYFTMTFSAFLMFKLNNSTNVNSLAISWAKAPVATALAPLILLSLGGLPPLTGFMSKWLILQELTKQELMPLATIAALSALLSLYFYLRLAYALTLTVSPNTLIGITPWRHPTSHLTLSLSASAIATIFLLPISPAVMTLFSL